The DNA segment TGGTGAATCGATGTGACCAAACATGGtatacaaataactattcaatAATAAAGGCATCGCAAGTTTCAGCTGGGGTGTGAAgttgactattttctcgcctgcgctgcaaaatcatttttacatgtacttttcatgtttcaaacaCTACTTTTGACGCCCTCGGCTACGCCACGgaccaacaaaattcacacgaaaactagtcatgtaatagttatttacgacATCGAGTggaaagtactttattaggctctagatgtgtaattatgacacgagacCGCAGACAACGTCTTATGCCatagaggcatctaaagtttgcaaattttgctgagtggcataaaatactttttctcatcaaCTCTCTCTTAAAGATGATAGAGCTAGAGCACACATATCTATTCAACGCAAATGTTGGAAAGCATTCTTCCTTCGCCAGTAAAGATAAGCTGTATGGGTTGAGTGACTGTAAATAcacaaaacattaaattctCTTTTGTCGATACTCCTGAAGCCATTATTTTCTCATCACTGATATATATTGATTGTGCAgaaaaggaagaagaagaagaagaaaatagaTAAAAATGCTAGACAACAGTTCTTTTGCCATTTCCTCTACCTAATTCTCTTCTTCGTGTcagcaaacatttttcgaaacatATCCAACCACTAAACGAACagtaaaaccaacaaaagtaacaattattcaaacaaaatctgTCAAGTCGTTGATCTATTATGTTAACTATAGTTAGATGATGACGGATTagtattttcgttttaatacaCTTTTGATTAATGGTGGTCGAAAGGGTGTACATAGTTAAGTCGAAACTTCCCTGTGCGTCGTCGTGCCAATATACAAACATATATAAACTGAGACTCGTCGCATATATCGTTGTACATGCAATAAAACTTAAATCGTTCCGTACACACAAAGCCATATATAAAATAGGGGGTGAGATTTCTACCATGAATTTCTATTCGTTATTCACATGCTAGCTTGGCGGAATCGATTGTTCTACGATGGGATTTGTTCAACCCTTTTTAATAATTCAGGGTCCAATAATCATAATGATATAGAGCATGGTGTCATAATCCCTTTGTGTCATTGTTAACATAAAGTCGAATCTTTTCTATATGGTAGGTTTATGAAAAGGGGTTACATTTCGGAAAGTTGACTATTATCTGTTCTGTTGTTCCATGTCATCtgcgaaaaacaaataaatggtTTTATAAATGCGAAATCAAGGATatcatttgaatgaaaatttaataagaCCAAACGACCATCCAAATAGCTTGTAGCTTGAGAAACAGCTGCAGCTTAATataaaacatataaaaaacgGACTATTCTATCGTGTTCATGGACTTTGTCGCGATTATTACTATCTTATTCTTGTGGTTTTTCTCTTGGAATAATATTTACTAGCGTAACTGATCACTTAATGGGAATGGTACAGCGATATATGATAGTAACAACTCTCATAACTATATTATTCACTCTCCAGTCCCATATACTGGTGCACCTTGAGGAAGATGATTTGTGACgtttaaaagattttccatttctatcattttattataaattgtaAATGGGAAATTCCTCAATTTGCTGATTTGTAGATCGACAAATCAAGGAATTTCCCAtcaataattcaaattcacctatcaagaaaatttatattttgaactGCATCTATGAAATTTGAATCGACTTTTTGCACCAGTATTGTAGATGACGCACCGATAATTTAGGTGACGATTTGTATCACggctgaaaattaaaattagtcTTCAGAGTAATGGCAAGATAGTGTATGTTAACAAGCTCAGGCCACAACTAGCGacattgcctaaaatcaatcgtccaagacACATACACAAATAAGTCatattgcaaataaaaaatcccACTTTCCTATATCTAAGCTGTTACTCCTATTCCGCTCATTTCGTATACCAACGGCAAATCCCTTACATACGAAAGTGGGATTTTTtacgtgtgcaaaacagtaCCTGGATATCTTGTGACATGGTTGGTAATAGTATGTAATCGTTTCAGTTTCCTtacgaaatctttatttttagtcCGAGTGACAAGAACAAATTTACGGATATAACGTCAGTCCTTCAATCGTTAAAGCATAacttaatttaaatgtttttgtaaTGCAATTAAATgcacattaaattaaatagaTATAAACGACGACGTGATCACCAAGAAGCATTTATACTTAGAAACGTGTGTCTGTTTCACTTCGAGTCTGGTcaatataataataacaaaaatgtgacTCTTTTCGCAAAAGTTGTTTAgatataataaattaaatgtaggtaagtaagtaagtaataTTAACAAGTTAATGAAAAACATGCAAGAAAAATGCGAAATTTATATATGAAAAGTTGCTGGCCCTGACAGGAAGGCCAACCAAGAAGTGCAATCCACAAAAGAGATATATACACAAATgtttagattttgttgttggttgcatttcaagcaattttttttttctctctcagAAATGTGCATTGTGCAACATCATGTTAGTAGTGGCATTTAacaaagtggtttttcatatttaagtCATATtcctattttttatttatttatatctacaatattttatttacaatcaACGTCTAAATCTTATTAGATTTTCTCAAGGTTGACATGAATTTATATATTGGCGATGTCGTTGATGTGTTTTTATCTCTAAGCAAAGTGTTGTTGGCaataaaaactcattttataGATAAAAACACTCGGCATTTAATTGAGAACATCTATCAATTCGAATCgaaagcctgaagataaattaGAAGGTTTCACTAAAAGAACTTATTCGACGACTGTGCTGACTAACCTATTTTAAATGTGCAACGTTATTATATATAGCGATTTTAACAGAAGGTCAGCAGATAATGTTTCAAATGATCGACCACGACAGAAGTTTCGATAGGTTAATTGAAGACGTAATTACTAAATACATTGTAACGcaacttgataaaaaaaacgtcatCAAGTTAGGAGGCGATGAAttacaataaatgaaaaaaattagaattttttggaGAACGGAGAACTTACGAACTTAAGGTTTTTACCAGAAATATATTGTatcgagtctattacttcttctgatctaagtattttaattcttttacttcacaaaTTTTATCATACATATTGCTATATAAGATCATGTTAACCAAAGCTCACCATTTATTCTTTGctctgtcgataacagataacatAATAGGTACAATTTTATGTTGGTGCGTAATGTAAACATTGCACTTTGTAATTATACAATTTTCTTCGTATCTGATTGTTTGCCGTTGTTTTTCTCGGCTAGATCGTTTGCCAAGTAGTTAGTTGTTGAAAATAAAGTCTGTTCATTTGTCACTGTGATATTATACAAGGAATACATGGAATTCGCAAGTTACCtacaatatttttgagatataACTGGGTTAGGGtaggttacattggatgcgtcggaagtaattcattacattagGTAACAATTTTGCCATAAAGACAACAAGTGTgatttttgagcaacaaacTTCGGTATCTGCCTATTTAAAATGTCCGctccgaaggcgaggtatgcaactaaCACTGGCTTAAAATTGTTACCGAAGAAAGTTGTTTCcgtatattttctgttttagtGCATTACCTATGCGATGGCCGAATTTTCACATagaaattcacgaaaaattaaccaaaaatatgttttgtatCATTTTCGCTCACAGGAGGAtattgctatgtaatggtcaactttcgcaagGGGCAGGccgtaaaatgtaaatttttctaCATCCAAAATGTTTACATTCAAAAATACTGTGCtaagaaaatttcatatttggCGACTTTGTTGCACTTTCACACATGTCGTATAAATAGACAAAACTTGTCCAAAGCTGAAATCTGTTTTGCATTCCGTTCTCACATAAAACAGTGACTGCTAATGGAGTAACAAAAAATACTGCGATAATGTCTGCCACATTACCaaaattcgaacaaaaacaatttcaatttgactttttcaaattttccacgTGTTGCAATACCGTAACAGTCGACACTCTTCTTGAAATAAAGTAGAAATAAAACTATGTTACATTTCCATAATATCaacaagtttttgaaaactttCCATACCATTGCATAACAAACACacgagagagaaaaaagacAAATAACATTATGCTGTACGATAAAAGCATTGTACGAGGAGAAGTATCAAGCATATAGAAAAtagcaaatttattcaagaatcacatataaaattcatttcgtgTAATCTGGAAAAACGCGATGCACTTTGAAATATTCAAGACTTCCGATATtgattcaccaaaaatataTGTGATATTAAGTagacaaaattgtttgaaaatgatcTAATATTACGggaatttgaataatttgaaaataggCGAATCTATATATATACGATTGAAATATGGTACTCGCTGATGAATTTATGCGAGAATGTCTGTGACATCGTGACCAGGCTCGTCAGGTATCATATCATTTTGAGATAGGTCACTTCAATTTTAGTGAAATCAAGATTGAAAATAAGCGAACCACCGACTGATCTACAACATTTGTGTAACTGTTTTGCGATGCATTTGTGATGCGAAAAACGTTTGCCTAGAATTTCGAATGTGATGTGGTTGCAAAGTCGCATTTTACCGGTTTTTTAAGGCTGCTTCATGAAGTctttacaaattaaatttattcttccactaaattaaaaatacgTACGAACGTGCAATTCTAATATGCATCAATCAAATGGATGACGTACACCAGCAAAGTTGTCCAGCAGAATTAAAGATTCTACGAGTTTAAAGCCTAGACATTTATTGCATTCATTTTACACATAACACGCTATTAAGGTTTTCAACAAGTTTGTCAGGtataataaacatttcgttggAACGAGTCGCGAGAACATTTCGCAAAACGATGTTTATTAACGTGACCATATCGACTTCAATTAGTTTGCTGATGTGAAAACAAGATCTAATGCTGTTTCCTTCCTGTATTAGCGCTTTGCCGAATTGTCGATGCCCACGCTTTTTTAAAATGTATGGCAGCTGCATGTTATCCTGTTCATTCGCTATTATACAGCAACAAAAGCAAGACGAATATTCAGAAGGTTCAACACCGCAAGGCAAATTTTATCGGAATAGAATCGAACCAATGATTTAACAATAATAAACTAAACATGCTATTCGCATGATGTGCGAATAGGTTCTCTTAATgctttggctattcgcacaatgTTCGTGTACATAATAATACTTAGGTCCAGCGAAAGTTTAATAGTGAAAAGCTCATAGAATCCTTCAAATCTACCAAACAATTAAATGTCTCTTAAATCTgattaatcaataaattacaCCTACCCCTTCTAGTATGACTGTTATTGGAGAATGTGGACTTCTATTTAAAACTCCAACATATTTCAGATTACCACAAgaacaagatttttttaacagaTTCATAtggaatcttttacttcaatagtgTTAGCATTCAATGCTTTATAGGAGAAATCTAGCCACACCTCATAGCTTATTTCGTCGTCTccttcgataacagatgacatgaCATACAGCCTTGTCTTGTCTTTGAATATTCGAATTCATATAAAGACATATTGACTGAATCTGAATTCTGAGTAAGAAGAATTTTGATGAGAATTCGTTACTGCATGTCCAgttcattttcgaaagatGCTGAAATTTTTCGCGACTACAATAGTTGCAACCGTTGCAACTCAAACAGGGATACATTTCCCTAACATAATTATCTTCGACATGTCAATAGGTGAACTAAAAGCGCAACGCCTTTGCAACAGGTTACAACCGTCTTATGTGGAGAGGCATTTACACGGAAAAAATACTCGTAAGAAACGAGAACATTGAACGTtgaacattaaaatatttttcaatttattcttCTTTTCGTTTGTTCATATGCATACATATATACAAATGTCGTTTAAGAACTAATTAAGATCGCGTGGGTGGCACAAGAATTTATCCTGAAAGATAGCAAAATTCCTTTTAACACTAAATGGTGATGCTGGCTAATAGATATTTcagcattttattttactttttaattaattgattcaCATtgaataaagcaaaatcgtTCGCAATAAACATTCGGTTGGAAACGGACGGTTGGTTGaggtatacaaaaaaaagtgtctTGTCTTATTGGAAGGATTTCTTTGTTCTggttttgattaatttttgagTTCATGTAGCTAACATAAATTCGTTAATTTATGGTTCGGTTGATGGTTTAAGGATATATTGTGTAttatatatcaaaatataCATCGGGGTATGAGATTGAGCGAGGATCCTACGTATATGCTATTTTAATTTCGGgggtacaaaaaaaaataggaaaactgTATAATATTCATCATGTTCATATAATACACACAAAATCCTTTATACCTTTTGAAACATCAGAAAATGCCAAGCTTTCAAGTTGATTTGGTCACGTACTGTATACGGTCTCCCTAACTCTAACACACAGTGGCTTCTTTGCCTTTCGCCATTCAAGACTTTAATATACCAAAATGATGTTAGATATTTATAATACACACATATTGgatgaatatatatatagaacGACATTGTATACGTATGCATGCACTACACCAACCATCTATCCTATATATTCTTCTGGTAGAGAGATGCAAACATGTAGAAATATATCGGGGGAATTTGgatataaaataataaatgaaggCTAAGAATATACTTATGTGTATCTGTTCCGAATCCTATCTcatataaaatctttttttatagaaaattccaaagaTTTTTCTGTATCTATTGTTTGcgtacactttttttttcgttggtgaaacataaaattgcGACAATATTCTTTTTCTTTGCATATGAACTTTCTACTCATGTTCGATGGTAAAGTATTGCAAGTGCAACTTTTGCCAAGCATTACATTTTGACGTAATTTACATTCGATGTAATGGCAGCACTTGAGGTGCGAGATGGCAACACTCTGGCTCTTCATTGATTCTATGCGGTAATGCTATCTCTAGGCTTCCGATGTAAATATCAACTTCAATCTTCAAACAGCCACATATCGAACACTTACTCTATTCATTTCAGTAAAGCCGAGTTAGATCAATATGACTCCAACGAACCCGTAGTGGAACAGATACATACAGGCGTATACACAATATTCtccaaaatataaaaatgaataaacatttccctaaacaaattttggaaacATCTAACTAGCAAtatcatttttcttaaattataATAAGATATTTGAATGATTTAGTCGTCTTTTCTGTGTGccatgcagatttttttgtgatataaaaatatttcatttgaacAAAGAATTTAATGTTGTTTACAAGGATTTTTGCGGTCGTAACTTTTCTAGTTTATTTGAAACTTAGACAAGACTAGACTCGAAACTTTAAAtggaatttctttttgttgttgatttagTTTTGGAATCAAATTCTATAAGAATGATGTGACGGTCTGATTTTAAAACGATTATTTAGTGAAAATACTCTAGAAAGCAAATTATATTTAGCCGGCAAACAATGTTTGCCAAGTATAGTTATGTGGACCACTTTATTGTATGAATACGCAGTTCACACTGTGAACTTCACGGTAACGAATATTTACTTTTTGATGCTTGCAATATGTAAGTTTGTCATTACTGCCGGCAGTGCGTGTAGTTTTTTGTTCTTATATTATACAAGCATGgaaatacagtgaacgacatctcaaatgtctcactgtcaaatttttttgagaattttattgtgtcattgcaaattcacaatgacattctctgaaaaaaatgacagtgagacatttgagatgtcgttcactgtatagTGTAAACCTCTTGCTCATTAAAACAGCAAATTTTCTAAGACATAGGGTAAAACTACCAAGTACGAGCTTCTACTGTAATACAAGCCCTCTattgtctaaattttttttcattcgaacGAACAAAAGAGAAGATAATATAGGATAATATAGGAGGTGTTACAGTAGATGCtcgtatttggtagttttacCCTACTTACTatgagtttttttaaaagttgatcaggctccgtcggagctttTTTAGCGACGCTTTGTTTATATGTCCAGATAAAACAAAGTCTTTAATATCCCTTTATTGGCCAGTggaaaaagtttaaaagtcgaaaaagggtgttttttgtCTTTGACTTACGGCCGCCTGACTATGGACATACATGAATAATATAAGGGGTTCTTTCAATAAGTACTGTCCAAGAGATACGACACAAGGAAATATATCTTACATGGCCTCAACCATTCTTCGAAAATAACAGAAAGAATGTTTCGCAGGAAATTTTGGCATCTGatgaatatttacaaacaaaacgtCGCTAAGGTCTACTTTCTATATTAATTATATTTCATATTTATGTGTAATTGACCAACGTTATGCtttatattgttttgttgaactcaaatgaaataaaaaatattaaaaacaaaaaagatagCGAAATTCAGACCCGGACTGACCACGAAAATGACTTTTTGTAGAGAAGAACTTGAAAAGTTACATATCACTCGGCTACTTTTTACTCCGGCTTGTTAGCCTCATTTATTAATACAAAAATGCGGAAGGCCCTTCAGTTATCGTAACTTCATCGCCAATTTGATTAGTTCGGATCTGGCGTAATTACGTAGCATGATAAGCTTCATCTAATCAAAGAACATTGCTAATGTCAACTGATAAAGAATTGAGTGTTTTAAAAGCACGGCTAGTAAGAGACTTGTTGCTAGATGGTATACTtcgtcaaaagaaaatataaaataaaacaggAATTATGCTGTGCGATCTGTTGACAATATGTAGTGCTTTAGTGGCGGTAGTAATTTGCATTATTTCTGGCCTAATTATTTATGCCCGATGGAATTACGGATTCTTGGAGGATTTAGGAATTCCGGTAGTGAAACCccattttttatttggaaGTATGTTCACGACCAGATTTATTCCGATTGGCTACAGAGATGTGGCGTGGATGAAAGAATACGGGCAAATATTTGGAGTGAGTTCAACATGAATTACGAAATCACATTATTTGATCCAGAAAATTACAGGTATATGAGGGCAGAGAGCCGGCAATATATGTGTGTGATCCGGACATATTACGACTTATTATGGTCAAGGACATAAGTTATTTCGATGCAAAAATAGCTTTGGATTTTGGTGAtcgttttttaaatgaaatgccAGATTACCTACCAaacaataaatggaaaattgtcagGGGATTCACAGGCCCTGCATTTAGCAGTGCCAAATTAAGATTAATGAGTTTTCCAATGAAAAAGTCATTAGTGGAATGGGGATCTCAATTGAAAGACGCTATTACAACGAACGGTGGAAAGCTCGAAAGATGTGCGTTCGATGAGTTAGTATGAGatcttttttctaaattttgttttataactAATTTACTTCTTTTACATAGTCTTTTGTTTGATGGCTTAACCGACCTCACACTAAGAAGCATGTTTTCCATACAAGACAAAACTGGACGATTTCCTCGAATATTGAAAAAACTAGCTAAGCCAGGGGCACTCAATTATCCGAACTTAAAAGCAATCGCATTGTCTTTTCCCGtactttttaaatttctacCACCTGCTCTACTCGCAACAGAACCAGCTCAAGAATTTCTGCATGTAATGGAAGATCTAGTTGCATCTAGGAAAGTGACGAATTCGCCTCCAGATGTTGTAGATCTTTGCATTGAACAGTTAAAGAAAATACCAACACCAGACTATCAAATGGCTAAAGTGACGAAAGAGACCATCTTATTTCAAGCGtttaatttcttcttttcgGGACAAGACGAAACAGCGCTTGTGATTTCGGCCATGATCTATAACATTCTCTCTTCACCTGCAGAACAGTGCATTGAAGAAAAACTATACGACGAAATTGATAGACTGTGGGTGGATCTGGAGGAAAGCAATGACGATATACGTTTTCCATCAAGAGACTCACTTCTTCAGGCAGATTTTTTGAACGCGTGCATCTACGAAGCTTTGAGGCTTTATACGTTTTACAGCGCAGAACGTGTCTGTACCAAATCATGGCTatgtgaaaaatataatttcacaaTCCCAAAGGGTACAACAATTATGACACCGTTATGGGCAATCAACAGAAATCcggattattttgaaaatccagATTTATTCGACCCCGAGAGATTTATGCCTGgaaggaaagaaaaattgcattCGTATGCGTGGTCCAGTTTCGGACATGGTCCGAGAAATTGTACCGGTAAGCCACTGGCAATG comes from the Bradysia coprophila strain Holo2 unplaced genomic scaffold, BU_Bcop_v1 contig_358, whole genome shotgun sequence genome and includes:
- the LOC119081225 gene encoding cytochrome P450 3A56-like, which encodes MLCDLLTICSALVAVVICIISGLIIYARWNYGFLEDLGIPVVKPHFLFGSMFTTRFIPIGYRDVAWMKEYGQIFGVYEGREPAIYVCDPDILRLIMVKDISYFDAKIALDFGDRFLNEMPDYLPNNKWKIVRGFTGPAFSSAKLRLMSFPMKKSLVEWGSQLKDAITTNGGKLERCAFDDLLFDGLTDLTLRSMFSIQDKTGRFPRILKKLAKPGALNYPNLKAIALSFPVLFKFLPPALLATEPAQEFLHVMEDLVASRKVTNSPPDVVDLCIEQLKKIPTPDYQMAKVTKETILFQAFNFFFSGQDETALVISAMIYNILSSPAEQCIEEKLYDEIDRLWVDLEESNDDIRFPSRDSLLQADFLNACIYEALRLYTFYSAERVCTKSWLCEKYNFTIPKGTTIMTPLWAINRNPDYFENPDLFDPERFMPGRKEKLHSYAWSSFGHGPRNCTGKPLAMEVLRVSCAYIFKNFRFQLRPDTRLTFNPDGPWVFISHEPIYLDITVRE